In Fundidesulfovibrio putealis DSM 16056, a genomic segment contains:
- a CDS encoding PEP-CTERM sorting domain-containing protein, whose amino-acid sequence MRLMRLALILAIAFSFPQTSFAAVILDQSNLYSYSSVTGSSHFQQQITVGTAGILDHIDLYTSAGTINIRIKMGNAVQTSGPWLYDQVLVFGVGTNTIDLSSLALSVNPGDAFVLDWNGASGGAAEPNFGVSFSYQTPDYAGGDLWKIVGTTATFQGVGRYGLDMRFQTFVQEQAVPVATPEPATMALLGVGLAGLVMVRRRKAA is encoded by the coding sequence ATGCGTTTGATGCGGCTCGCCCTAATACTGGCCATAGCATTTTCCTTCCCGCAGACGAGCTTTGCAGCGGTCATTCTCGACCAAAGCAATCTGTATTCGTACTCTTCCGTCACTGGTTCATCACATTTCCAACAGCAAATAACCGTCGGCACAGCTGGTATACTTGACCATATCGACCTGTATACATCCGCAGGAACAATCAACATTCGCATCAAGATGGGCAACGCGGTCCAAACATCCGGACCATGGCTGTATGATCAGGTGTTGGTATTCGGTGTCGGCACGAACACCATTGACCTGTCATCCTTGGCTCTTTCAGTGAACCCTGGGGACGCCTTCGTTTTGGATTGGAATGGCGCGTCGGGGGGAGCGGCTGAACCAAACTTCGGCGTATCCTTTTCGTATCAAACGCCTGACTACGCGGGCGGCGACCTTTGGAAAATTGTTGGCACCACCGCGACCTTCCAGGGTGTTGGCAGATACGGCCTCGACATGAGATTCCAGACCTTCGTGCAGGAGCAAGCTGTTCCGGTTGCCACTCCGGAACCTGCAACCATGGCGCTTCTCGGCGTGGGGCTGGCTGGCCTGGTCATGGTCCGTCGCCGCAAGGCCGCATAA
- a CDS encoding glycosyltransferase, translating to MPRIKTVLLLQDLLLGGTQRHALELAKRLDPARFDAQVWTLMGGDDFLPTARDYGLSVRQLATGPAVGPAGLWGLWRALGQTRPDALLALTVVPNIWGRVLGRLARVPAIIANCRGGDDLHRQHEAVLKNLAHHHICNARALRNSLMERYGLPESRIDVIPTGVDTAHFTPRPELREEDPVILCLARLAAIKDHETLIRAFELAHAVHPRARLRLVGDGELRDQLSRRMAASPARERMELLPGTGDPAGEFARASIAVLSSANEGMPNVFLEAMAMGLPCVGTAVGGVPEVIRHGRTGFVVPSKSPDALADALAHLLENPELRQRFGEEGRRIAVEEHSLESVAARHAEIIEGVVGSVR from the coding sequence ATGCCCCGCATCAAGACCGTCCTTCTGCTCCAGGATTTGCTCCTGGGAGGCACCCAGCGCCACGCGCTGGAGCTGGCCAAACGCCTTGACCCCGCGCGCTTCGACGCCCAGGTCTGGACCCTCATGGGCGGGGACGACTTCCTGCCCACGGCCCGCGACTACGGCCTGAGCGTGCGCCAACTGGCGACCGGCCCCGCCGTGGGTCCCGCCGGGCTCTGGGGACTGTGGCGGGCGCTGGGCCAGACGCGCCCGGACGCCCTGCTGGCCCTGACCGTGGTCCCCAACATCTGGGGCCGGGTACTTGGCAGGCTGGCCCGCGTTCCGGCCATCATCGCCAACTGCCGGGGCGGCGACGACCTGCACCGCCAGCACGAGGCCGTGCTCAAGAATCTGGCCCACCATCACATCTGCAACGCAAGAGCCCTCAGGAATTCGCTCATGGAGCGCTACGGGCTTCCGGAAAGCCGCATCGACGTGATCCCGACCGGCGTGGACACCGCACACTTCACACCCCGGCCCGAGCTGCGCGAAGAGGATCCGGTGATCCTGTGCCTTGCCCGTCTGGCCGCCATCAAGGACCACGAGACGCTTATCCGGGCCTTCGAGCTGGCGCACGCCGTTCATCCCAGGGCGCGCCTGCGGCTGGTGGGCGACGGCGAGCTGCGCGACCAGCTTTCCCGGCGCATGGCCGCAAGCCCCGCCCGCGAGCGCATGGAGCTTCTTCCCGGAACCGGCGACCCCGCCGGGGAGTTCGCCCGCGCCAGCATCGCCGTGCTGAGCTCCGCCAACGAGGGCATGCCCAACGTGTTCCTGGAGGCCATGGCCATGGGGCTGCCCTGCGTGGGGACCGCCGTGGGTGGCGTGCCCGAGGTCATCAGGCACGGACGTACCGGGTTCGTTGTGCCGAGCAAAAGTCCGGACGCGCTGGCCGATGCGTTGGCGCACCTGCTGGAGAACCCGGAGCTGCGCCAGCGTTTCGGCGAGGAAGGACGGCGCATCGCTGTTGAAGAGCACTCGCTGGAGAGCGTGGCCGCGCGGCATGCGGAGATCATCGAAGGGGTTGTCGGCAGCGTCAGGTGA
- a CDS encoding SAM-dependent methyltransferase, translating into MDIPRIFNITESAHRIHNPFTPEKLATLGAALRLESGARVLDLGSGSGEMLCTWARDFGITGVGIDMSRLFSAQAILRAEELGVADRVEFIHGDAAGFVADEKVSVAACLGATWIGGGVTGTIELLAKSLRSGGMILIGEPYWRQLPPTQDVAKGCLANSISDFLMLPELLESFGDLGYDVVEMVLADQEGWDRYEAAKWLTMRRWLEANPDDDIATDVRARLTAEPKRYAAYTREYLGWGVFALMAR; encoded by the coding sequence TTGGACATTCCACGTATTTTCAACATCACAGAAAGCGCTCACCGCATCCATAATCCGTTTACACCAGAAAAGCTCGCCACTCTCGGCGCAGCCTTGCGCCTGGAATCAGGGGCCCGTGTGCTCGACCTCGGCAGCGGTTCGGGCGAGATGCTGTGCACCTGGGCACGCGATTTCGGAATCACCGGCGTCGGCATCGACATGAGCCGGTTGTTCTCCGCGCAGGCGATACTCCGCGCTGAAGAGCTCGGAGTCGCCGATCGGGTCGAGTTCATTCATGGCGACGCTGCCGGCTTCGTCGCCGACGAAAAAGTCAGCGTGGCAGCCTGTCTCGGCGCCACGTGGATCGGTGGAGGAGTCACCGGCACCATCGAGCTTCTGGCGAAAAGCCTCCGCTCCGGAGGAATGATCCTCATCGGCGAGCCCTACTGGCGGCAGTTGCCGCCCACGCAAGACGTCGCCAAGGGATGCCTTGCCAATTCCATCTCCGACTTTCTCATGCTTCCGGAGCTTCTCGAGTCCTTCGGCGACCTCGGCTACGACGTCGTGGAAATGGTCCTGGCTGACCAGGAAGGCTGGGATAGGTACGAAGCGGCCAAGTGGCTTACCATGCGCCGATGGCTCGAAGCGAATCCCGACGACGACATCGCGACGGATGTCAGAGCCAGACTGACTGCGGAACCAAAACGCTATGCCGCGTACACGCGGGAATACCTTGGATGGGGTGTGTTCGCGCTCATGGCGCGGTGA
- a CDS encoding lipopolysaccharide biosynthesis protein yields MSTQHSIFRKFAHLVTAQWVRDGLHTALIVVLARASASTYGEFVLAFSLAQFILFLGEFGLNQPMVVALSRTWGDKGQVLAQYGLIKAALLGAGMLGVTGFCLIQGYSGGLLWMSLGICAGCGLEPLAGSFFVALRVRHRQDLEAYVRSGSAMLGYGYALTAVYLGWPAWSFGLFKVVENLCNLCGSAWLCLRDDGEGATRLTLGRRGLERAWRTAVGGLLFVVMALAAIGYNKANVFFLQQHGGSEAVGAYGVAWELVDGASNLVASILLSGVIYPLLVKLWRTDKAAFATLGRNSARSLTAVSLPVMAAIAMEADRILPLIFGEAYAPHAWVAAWLAPSILIAFLHNLAAYMMLALGRERLLLWIYVGGLCAGLILCQLLIPGAPLWGAALTIVLTKALVAVCTVGYCQRRVGLLGFKQLALCAGSVAMAGVLWLGLGRVAPREVAEAAALMPLLWLLWRWRPRKNA; encoded by the coding sequence ATGAGCACGCAGCACTCCATATTCCGCAAGTTCGCCCACCTGGTCACGGCCCAGTGGGTGCGAGACGGCCTGCACACGGCGCTGATCGTGGTGCTGGCGCGCGCCAGCGCGTCCACCTACGGCGAGTTCGTGCTGGCCTTCTCGTTGGCGCAGTTTATTCTCTTCCTGGGGGAATTCGGCTTGAATCAGCCCATGGTGGTGGCCTTGAGCCGCACCTGGGGCGACAAGGGGCAGGTGCTTGCCCAGTACGGGCTCATCAAGGCCGCGCTTTTGGGAGCGGGGATGCTTGGGGTCACGGGGTTCTGCCTGATCCAGGGCTACTCGGGCGGGCTCTTGTGGATGTCCTTGGGCATCTGCGCAGGATGCGGGCTGGAGCCGCTGGCCGGATCCTTCTTCGTGGCGCTTCGGGTGCGCCACCGCCAGGATCTTGAGGCCTACGTGCGCTCTGGTTCGGCCATGCTGGGCTACGGGTACGCCCTGACGGCGGTGTACCTGGGCTGGCCAGCGTGGAGCTTCGGCCTGTTCAAGGTGGTGGAGAACCTGTGCAACCTGTGCGGCAGCGCCTGGCTGTGCCTGCGTGACGACGGCGAGGGCGCGACCCGCCTGACGCTTGGCAGGCGGGGGCTGGAGCGGGCCTGGAGGACCGCCGTGGGCGGGCTTCTTTTCGTGGTCATGGCCCTGGCCGCCATCGGCTACAACAAGGCCAACGTCTTTTTCCTGCAACAACACGGCGGCTCTGAAGCCGTGGGCGCGTATGGCGTGGCCTGGGAGTTGGTGGACGGGGCTTCCAATCTTGTGGCCTCGATTCTGCTCTCCGGGGTCATTTATCCGCTGCTGGTGAAGCTTTGGCGCACGGACAAGGCCGCGTTCGCGACGCTGGGACGAAACTCCGCGCGCTCGCTCACGGCGGTCAGCCTGCCGGTGATGGCCGCCATCGCCATGGAGGCCGACCGCATCCTGCCGCTGATCTTCGGGGAGGCCTACGCGCCGCACGCCTGGGTGGCGGCATGGCTTGCGCCCTCCATCCTCATCGCCTTCCTGCACAACCTGGCTGCGTACATGATGCTGGCCCTGGGGCGCGAGCGCCTGCTGCTGTGGATCTACGTCGGCGGGCTGTGCGCGGGCCTCATTCTCTGTCAGCTGCTCATTCCCGGCGCGCCGCTGTGGGGAGCGGCCCTGACCATCGTTTTGACCAAGGCCCTGGTGGCGGTGTGCACGGTGGGCTATTGCCAGAGGCGGGTGGGGCTGTTGGGATTTAAGCAGCTGGCGCTGTGCGCGGGAAGCGTGGCGATGGCCGGTGTTCTCTGGCTGGGGCTCGGACGCGTGGCCCCGCGTGAGGTTGCCGAAGCCGCCGCCCTCATGCCGCTTTTGTGGCTCTTGTGGCGCTGGAGGCCCAGAAAGAACGCCTGA